GGTATACCCAAAACATATATAGAGAAAGAGGGGCGTTCTCTGATTGCAGCTGAATCGTGGAGTCATTGGCTCGATGCGATAATCGGCTATAATCATATAGATGAGACAAGGGGGCGGTGGCCGTTTAGAGAAGGAATACAGCTGAAGGTAATCACTCCTCTCCGCATCGAAGACGGTGGGCAGTCTAGTGAAGAGAAAAGTTACTTGGATGCTTATTTGCAAGAAGCAAGCGATCGTGAGCCGCCTCTTGAAGCAGAACATTTCTCATGGCTAGAGCCTTATGGGCTAACAGAAGCAGATGCGCTTCAGATTAGTGTGACTGAGTTAATGAAGCTTCAAGAATGTCCGCGAGCCTATTATTTACGCTATGTGTTGCGCTTGCCCTCTCTGGAACAGGATCAGTTTTCAGCACCGGTAGAGCGAGAGCGGCGTCCACTTTTATCTCCAGCTGAGAGAGGGACGCTTATTCATCGGATAGCAGAAGAATTATCTCTTGTTGAAGCTGAGAAGGAGGGTATGATTCACACAATTATTTCCCAGGTAATTGGAGAATGTGTTCCTCGAGCGGCTGTGAGGAAAGAAGTTGAACGTGAGATCAGACCGCTTGTAGACACATTTGTTCAGAGCCGATTTTATCGTGAGCGACAGGGGATCCATTTACGTGTAGAGGAGCGCTTTCTATATCATTTAGGTACGATGAAAGTGGAAGGAGTGATCGATCGTCTGCAACGTCTCCCTTCAGGTGAGTGGGAATTGGTTGATTATAAGACTAATGCGATCAGTAGTGAAGAAGTATGGGAAGTCGCTCAAACCTATCTTGCACAGATGCAACTATACACCTTGGCGATGCAGGATCTTTACAAGTTGAACATTGCTCGCGCTACTCTCTACTTTATCACTCCAGATGAGGAGGTATCCTTTACGGTCGATGAAGACTGGTTGCAGGGCGCGCGAGAAGAATGGAGTCAGATGGCGAAGCGATTACATTTGACAGACGATCCAACCTACTTTCCTGCACAGGTAGGGAGGGCATGTCAATATTGCCGCTATTTGTCTGTATGCGAAGAAGGTATGAAAGAACGAAATATGGTAGAATAGCCACTTAGATTAGAAGAAGAGGACAGAGGTGTAATGACGCATGAATAGGTCTTCATTTTCCATTAAGCAAGGGTTGAAGCAATTGTGGAAGCATTCGTGGTGGATGCGCCTCTTTCTTGTCGTGCTTCTTCTTATTATGCTATTTTTTCTTCTATTACATGGAGCAACACTATTTCTCTCTGTAGAAAAATTGGAGGAACTAAACGCTCGCCCTACCAAGATATACGATAAGAACGGAGAATTAGCAACAACCATTTCAGCTACCAATGTGAAGTGGGTGGGATACGATCAGTTTCCTACACACCTGGTACAGGCGGCTGTGGCGACGGAGGATCAGCGTTTTTTTTATCATTCTGGTGTTGATGTAATAGGTTTAGTGCGTGCAACCTTGACCAATATGCTCGCCGGTGAGGTGGAGCAGGGGGGAAGTACCATTACGCAACAATTAGTGAAAAACGTAATATTAAGTCATGAACGTACGTGGGAGCGGAAGGCGAAGGAAGCTCTATATGCATACAAAGTTGAACAGGAATATGAGAAAGAAGAGATTCTGGAGCTATATTTGAACTCCGTCTACTTTGGTGAAGGAGCGTGGGGAATTGGGCAGGCGGCTGAAATTTATTTCGGTAAAGAAGTAACGAAGTTGTCTGCTAGTGAATCTGCTCTGTTGGTGGGGCTCTTGCGTGCACCCTCCACCCTATCTCCCTTTAAAAATGATGAAGCTGCGATCAAACGGCGCAATCTTGTTCTTGATCTCATGGAAAAGCAAGGGTTTTTGGAGCGAGCAGAGGTACAAACAAGCAAAGAGAGTGAACTGATCTTACAAGGTAAAAAATTAGACGCATATGAGGGGAAGTACCCTTACTATGTCGACTATATTTTGCAGGAAGCTACAGCTCGCTATGGGTTAACGGAAAACGAAATGTTGGCTGGAGGTTATTCCATTTATACTGAACTAGACCCCCGGATGCAGGCAGCTGTAGAAAAAGTGTATGCTAATGCAGACCACTTTCCTGCGAGTACCTCTGATCAGCTTTTGCAAAGCGGCTCTGTCTTAATGGACCCTATGAGTGGTGGAGTCCGAGCTTTGGTAGGAGGAAGAGGAAAGCATGTGTTTCGTGGCTTTAACCATGCGACTCAGTTACGGCGTCAACCTGGCTCCACGCTCAAGCCACTGGCTGTATATACCCCTGCTTTGGAACAAGGGTATTCGCTTTACGCGCCCCTAAAGGATGAACCCATTAACATAGGAGGCTATGCCCCAAATAATGCAGATGGTCAGTATCGTGGTGAAGTGACAATGAAAGAAGCGGTGGTCCATTCGTACAACATACCGGCTGTGTGGCTATTGGATCAGATAGGTTTGCAACAGGGGATGAATGCAGTAGAACGCTTTGGTATTCCATTGACAGCAGAAGATCAGCGCCTCGGTCTTGCATTGGGTGGGATGCAGGAAGGAACCTCGCCCTTACAGATGGCACAAGCGTATGCGACCTTTGCTAATAAAGGAGTGCGAGTGGAAGCGCATGCGATATTGCGAATTGAGGATAAAGAAGGTCACATTTTGGCGAAATGGTATAAAAAATCGATTCGCGTAACTACAGAGCAGGTGGCTCAAGAGATGACCGCGCTATTACAAGGCGTGATTCAGGAGGGGACGGGAGAAAAAGCGGCTATACCGGGCTATGCATTGGCAGGTAAAACCGGTTCGACAGAGGCTCCGCGAGGTTGGAGTGGAGATAAGGATCATTGGTTCGTCGGTTATACCCCTACTCTTGTCGGTGCAGTATGGTTGGGCTATGATCAGACAGATGAGAAGCATGTGCTCTCCTCGTCCAGTAGTGAAACAGCAACCTCTCTTTTCCGTGAAATGATGAGCGACGTGTTAGAGGGTACAAAGGCACAAGCGTTTGATCAGTCTTTGGTAACGGAGCAAGAGCCTCCTCAAGAACAAGAGAGAGAAAAGGAAAAAGAGAAAATGCGCGATGAACTTGAAAAGACGAAAGAGAAGCTTAAAAAAGAGTGGGAAAAGCGGAAAGGCAAGTGGGAAAAAGAGCTAGAGGATTTATGGGATAAATGGAATTATTGACCAATATGTTGTATATTGTTGCTATGATGAGCCTGCACAGGAGTGAGGGCAAGAAATAGAAGGAGCGAGAGAATAATGGAAGTAATACAGGAGTTTTTCTCGAAGATGATTTCGGGATTCGCTTGGCTGGGATTATTTGTTTTTGGGATTTGGATGGTTTCTTTATTCGTGTTATTATTTCGTGAACTTTTTACGCCTGGTGAGTTATATTTTAAAGAGTATATTGTGAAGGTATGGAAAAAATTGATTTTTTCGTTTGAAGTCACGGGGTATGGGGGTGTGGTGATCGCGCCTATCCTTATGTTTACAACTGGAGAGGTATATTTAAATATCATGATTTTCTTTGCCGCGATTGTGTTTAGTGCCATCTCTATCACGGTACGCAAAAAAAATGGGAGCACGCTTTTCTCCTAGGATCATATAGTATACAGGTAATCAAGTACCCGTCCTCAGTGGCGGGTCTTTTTTATCGTTAGAATCCCCTGATACCTATAGGAAATAGGAAATACTGTAGAATAATAATTTTTACTATTCGACAAAAGGTGATAAATAATGCTATTGAATATAATTGTAATAGCAATATAATTATTCTCGTAAGTATAGTAGTTATTATTTAAGAGAGTCTCTATAGGGCAAGGAAAATTAAAGTAGGAGGTGGAGGAGTATGAAGCGGTTTCAATCATATTTGCGAAGCTTTTCAACATTGCTAGGGTACTTAGTTGGGGTACTGATGTATGTAGCTTATGCTTACCCCAATCAAGATTGGTTTAATGCAGGGTTGGTATCTGTCTCCTTATTCGTAGCTATATTTCTTCCATACTATTCGCGTATCAGCAATAAGATTGATGAATGGCTTTGTTTTAAAACCGCTTTTGTTACCCCAGGGCGTGTAGGACGGTTTGCTGCACAATGGGTATTTAATCTGGTTGTTTTTTATGTGTTCTTGGCTAGCGGTGTGATTACGGTGGCAAATGCAGATGCACTGGGTGGAGTGTTGGGTATCTCGTTGTTGACAACTGCTGCCTCACAAGGGATTCAATATGTGGCGATCACCCTAGCCAACCGTGAAATAGGTAATGTGAATCGTAATGTGGCATGGGGGTTAGCGTTTAATATTTTAGTTACCGCCGCTGCGGCACTTGGGATTGGCTGGATGCGTCCTGTTTTCATTTTCTCGGGGTTGCTGTTTGGTGCGTTAGTATTTGGTATCGGAATGTTATCTGATCTGCGTTCGGTAATTCCGCGCAAAGGCGGGATCGGAATCTTCTTCGGTACTTTCAATCCTTTTCATAACACTCATCTGGCAATTGTAAAGCAAGCGATGGAAGAACGAGGATTGGAGAAGGTGATCATTCACTCTACCGTGGTTCCTAAATTGCATGCAGATGCATTAGCCAAAGGAGAAATTGTGATAGCTGAACGGCAGCAAGGTATGCGGGTTTATGGTCGTACATCGAAAGCAGATGTGCATGTTAACTACTTCCCCACAGGTAACCGCTTTTATGAGTTTGATACACGTAAACAAATGATGGAGTGGGCAGTTGCTGAAGCAGGCTTACAAGATAAAATTGAGGTGCTCGCTTATGAGGATACCTACTTACACCATGGATTTTACGGTATCATTCGTAAAATAAAAGAGCATAACCCTGGAAAGCGGCTCCATGGCATTCATGGGAGCGACCTCGGGGGAATGTGGGTGCGCCGCATCTATGATGAATCGGGATGGATATATCCCTATGCGGTTCGCAGAGTAGATAAGGTGTCGGCCACTGCTATTCGTAATGGAGCAGAAGGGATGGCCCCACGTGTGATTGAGGATATTTTACGCTCGTTCCGAGAATCAGCCGCTACCGTTCAGGTGAACAATCACACTTATCGGTTAAGCGAGGGATTGTTGCAGGAAGAGGAGCCTCTTACCCCATCTGGTTCGATCCAGTCTTCTTCCCTTTCCTCAGAGGAGGATGAATTAATTATTAAGGTAGTAGAAAATGAAGAAGAGAAACAAAAAGCATTTATGATCCGCGCGATTGTCTATATGCACGAGCAACATTGTCCTTATGAAGAAGAATTTGATTTAAACGATTATTCAGCGACCCAAGTGATTGGGCTCTTGGGCGAAGAACCTGTCTTGACCGCTCGTATTCGTTATTTACCTGAGGTGGCGAAATTTGAGCGCTTATCGATTCGGCCTGAGTATCGTGGTCGTGGCTATGGTCATCAACTGTTTCGCTTCTTACTGCAGTTTAGTCGCAAGAAAGGATACAATCGCTTCTATCTTCATGCCCAATCACGACTCGCTTCTTTTTACGAAGGGTATGGGTTTCGTGTTGTGGGGGATACTTTTGCTTTTTCCGATCATGAATATGTTGAGATGGTAGCCGACGTTTCGGATCTCACTCATATCAGTAATGATGTAGATCTTACTTCACACATTGGTATAGAGCCGATGCATCTAAACCGACCAGAGGGTCGTCTGCATGAACCAGGTCCCTTGGAGGAGTCGATGGAACGAATGCTCCGAGAGCAAGGAGATAAAAAGAAGAAGAAAGAAAAAGTATAGAGTTGCAAAAGAAGATGGAAACCTGATGGAGACAAAAAAATATCTCTTCTTAGTATTCATTTATTTACTTTTCAAAGAAAATGATCGCGCTATTACTAGAGAGGGTGAGAGGATTGTCAGTGAAGAAACGATCGTTGGTCCGTCCGTTACAGTGGGTATGTATCATGGCACTTGTTGCATTAGGGTTGATACAGCCATCCGCTTCCGCGCAGGAAGCAACACATACATTACCTCGAGTAGCAGGAATGGAAGAGCGTTGGATAGAGGTTTTACGGGAGTTAGTAGAAACCAATTCGGGCTCTGCCAATCCGGATGGACTGGAGAAAAATAGAGAAATTTTAATCGATGCGTTTGCTTCCATCGGTTTTCAAGCAACAGAGCATGATGCTGGTAATGGACACAAAGTTTTATCGTTTGAAAAAGAAGGGGCAGAACCAGAGTTGGCTCTAGTAGGTCACCTCGATACAGTGTTTGAAGAGGAAAGTTCGTTCCAAGAATTGCGCATCGAAGGAGATCGTCTCATCGGTCCAGGTGTAATAGATATGAAGGGTGGTTTGGTCATGATGCTCGACCTCGCCGAGCGTCTTAACCAAACTGATTCCGAATTAGCAAGTAAAGTACGAATTGTTATCAATGATGATGAAGAGACTGGATCGGTTTACTCTAAGTCCATTTTGAAAGAATTGACGAAAGATTTATCATATGCACTCGTGTTGGAACCAGGTCTACCAGATGGTTCCGTTGTAACTGCTCATATGGGAGTGCGGTGGCTACAGATCGATGTGAAGGGAAAAGCAGCTCATGCCGGAATGGAGCCACAGCAAGGAATAGATGCATGTACAGAAGCAGCATATAAAATGACCAAAATGGTGAAAATGACCAACTATGACGGTGGTCCCTATGTTAATCCGGGGGTAGTAGAAGGTGGTACGAAACCAAATGTTATTTGTGAGGAAGCTTCAGTCAAAATTGATGTACGCTATGTAGAAGAGAAGGATCTGAAGCGTGTTATGAAGAAATTAGGGAAAATAACTGATCGTAGTTATGTATATAATCCTGTGCTAGAAGAGGGAACCACCTCAACTTTGAAACAGCTCGCCGCGCTACCAGCCATGCCCCCTGCTTCCACCGATGAACTATTTGCGATTGCCCAAGCGGCAGGGGAAGAACTGGGGCAGACGGTAACGGGTCAAGCAGTGGGATACGGCAGTGATGCAAACCACCTGGCAGAGACAGAGGTTAATCTACTAGTTGGATTAGGTCCATACGGTGGGGCGATGCATACAGATGAAGAATATATGTTGATCAGTTCGTATGTATCGCGCTTACAATTAAATGAAGCAATTATTCGTAAAGCGTTAACCGATTGAGGAGGAATGATGATGGAAAAGAAAAAGGCTCTCATTATGATTGATGTGCAAAAAGAATATATTACAGACGGTCGCCCTTTCTGTATTGAAACGATTGGACCTTCTTTAGAAAAAGCGAAAGAAGCGTTAGAGCATGCACGTGACGAAGGCTGGACCATCTTGCATGTGCGCCATCTCCAAGAAGGATCTATTTTTCATCCTGATTCTGAATATAGTCAGTTCGTATCTGGCTTTGAACCTCTTCCAGATGAACACTCTTTTATTAAAGGCGACTTTTCTTGCTTCTCAAGTAATGAGTTTAAGGAATTTATGGAGTCACTTAAAGGGCACGATATCTATATCGCTGGATATGGCTCGACGATGTGTTGTTTAGCTACGATAATTGACGGTTATCATCGTGGTTTCACCTTCACTTTTATCCATGATGCTTCTTCATCTAAGCGCTCTGATCAATTTGATGAAGTAACCCGCCATCAACATGTTATTGACCACTTGAGCACATTCGCACAAATGGTAACGACGGCGGAAGTAAAGAAATAATTGTTCTTCTAGCCCGGCTGTTTACGGCCGGGCTTCGTTTTTATTTGAGGGTCTCGACCTTTGATAAGACGATGGTCTTACAAACGAAGATGAAGCTCGACGCTTTACATAGGATAAATTACACACAAAGTATAGCTGCATAGTTAGTCCTCCACTATATTTTAGGGCGCTTTTAAACCAATACTCACTATCTCCTAGACAGCAGACCTCTGCTGTGATATTTCCGTATCCCCGGTGGTTTACTTTCTCGTACTCTTGTCCGATAATAAAGGGAAAACCATAAATAATATGTTTAGTTCTGGGTGGAATGTACCATGTCGATCGAATCACTACAAGAAAAAGCGAGTTACCTGAGTGAAGAAGATAGGGAACTTCTTTACCAGGCTTATTTATTTGCGAGCGAGGCACATCGGGAGCAAATACGAAAATCGGGAGAGCCATACATCCTGCATCCACTTGCCGTAACGGAAATTTTGGCAGAGTTAAAGATGGATGCGACTACTCTTGTCGCAGCCTTACTTCATGATGTCGTCGAAGACACGGGCACAACTTTAGAAGAAATTGCTACTCATTTCGGGGAAACAGCTGCACAATTGGTTGATGGTGTAACCAAGTTGAAGAAACTAAAATACAAGTCAACCGAAGAGCACCAAGCAGAAAATCACCGTAAAATGTTTCTCGCGATGTCGGAAGATATTCGTGTCATTATGATTAAACTGGCGGATCGGCTTCACAATATGAGAACTCTTAAATATCTTCCGGAGGCGAAGAGGAGACGAATTGCCAATGAAACGTTAGAGATATTTGCCCCGATTGCCCATCGCTTGGGGATCTCACGGGTGAAGTGGGAATTAGAAGATACGGCACTACGCTATCTTAACCCTTATCAATACTATCGTATCGTCAACTTGATGAAACAGAAGCGAGCTGAACGGGAGCAGTATGTAGATGAAGTGATCCAGCAACTGCGTGAGCGTTATGCACAAATGGGGGTGGAAGCGGAAGTATCGGGTCGACCCAAACATATATATAGCATTTATCGCAAAATGGTGAAGAAGAATAAACAGTTTAACGAGATCTATGATTTATTGGCGATTCGTGTGCTGGTAAACAACGTCAGAGATTGCTATGCCGCTCTAGGTACCATTCATACAATTTGGAAACCAATGCCAGGTCGCTTTAAAGATTATATAGCCATGCCTAAGGTGAATATGTACCAGAGTCTTCATACGACTGTATTGGGTTTACGTGGAGAACCGATCGAAGTGCAAATTCGCACTCACGATATGCACCGAACGGCGGAATACGGGATTGCGGCTCACTGGGCATATAAAGAAGGTGCTGAAGTAGACAGTGGCACCTTTGAAGAGAAATTGCAATGGTTCCGAGAGATTATGGAATCACAACAGGAAACAAAAGATGCACAAGAGTTTGTTGAAAACCTCAAGATGGATTGGTTTTCCGACGCTGTTTTTGTTT
This sequence is a window from Mechercharimyces sp. CAU 1602. Protein-coding genes within it:
- a CDS encoding transglycosylase domain-containing protein — its product is MNRSSFSIKQGLKQLWKHSWWMRLFLVVLLLIMLFFLLLHGATLFLSVEKLEELNARPTKIYDKNGELATTISATNVKWVGYDQFPTHLVQAAVATEDQRFFYHSGVDVIGLVRATLTNMLAGEVEQGGSTITQQLVKNVILSHERTWERKAKEALYAYKVEQEYEKEEILELYLNSVYFGEGAWGIGQAAEIYFGKEVTKLSASESALLVGLLRAPSTLSPFKNDEAAIKRRNLVLDLMEKQGFLERAEVQTSKESELILQGKKLDAYEGKYPYYVDYILQEATARYGLTENEMLAGGYSIYTELDPRMQAAVEKVYANADHFPASTSDQLLQSGSVLMDPMSGGVRALVGGRGKHVFRGFNHATQLRRQPGSTLKPLAVYTPALEQGYSLYAPLKDEPINIGGYAPNNADGQYRGEVTMKEAVVHSYNIPAVWLLDQIGLQQGMNAVERFGIPLTAEDQRLGLALGGMQEGTSPLQMAQAYATFANKGVRVEAHAILRIEDKEGHILAKWYKKSIRVTTEQVAQEMTALLQGVIQEGTGEKAAIPGYALAGKTGSTEAPRGWSGDKDHWFVGYTPTLVGAVWLGYDQTDEKHVLSSSSSETATSLFREMMSDVLEGTKAQAFDQSLVTEQEPPQEQEREKEKEKMRDELEKTKEKLKKEWEKRKGKWEKELEDLWDKWNY
- a CDS encoding GNAT family N-acetyltransferase, with the translated sequence MKRFQSYLRSFSTLLGYLVGVLMYVAYAYPNQDWFNAGLVSVSLFVAIFLPYYSRISNKIDEWLCFKTAFVTPGRVGRFAAQWVFNLVVFYVFLASGVITVANADALGGVLGISLLTTAASQGIQYVAITLANREIGNVNRNVAWGLAFNILVTAAAALGIGWMRPVFIFSGLLFGALVFGIGMLSDLRSVIPRKGGIGIFFGTFNPFHNTHLAIVKQAMEERGLEKVIIHSTVVPKLHADALAKGEIVIAERQQGMRVYGRTSKADVHVNYFPTGNRFYEFDTRKQMMEWAVAEAGLQDKIEVLAYEDTYLHHGFYGIIRKIKEHNPGKRLHGIHGSDLGGMWVRRIYDESGWIYPYAVRRVDKVSATAIRNGAEGMAPRVIEDILRSFRESAATVQVNNHTYRLSEGLLQEEEPLTPSGSIQSSSLSSEEDELIIKVVENEEEKQKAFMIRAIVYMHEQHCPYEEEFDLNDYSATQVIGLLGEEPVLTARIRYLPEVAKFERLSIRPEYRGRGYGHQLFRFLLQFSRKKGYNRFYLHAQSRLASFYEGYGFRVVGDTFAFSDHEYVEMVADVSDLTHISNDVDLTSHIGIEPMHLNRPEGRLHEPGPLEESMERMLREQGDKKKKKEKV
- a CDS encoding M20/M25/M40 family metallo-hydrolase; its protein translation is MKKRSLVRPLQWVCIMALVALGLIQPSASAQEATHTLPRVAGMEERWIEVLRELVETNSGSANPDGLEKNREILIDAFASIGFQATEHDAGNGHKVLSFEKEGAEPELALVGHLDTVFEEESSFQELRIEGDRLIGPGVIDMKGGLVMMLDLAERLNQTDSELASKVRIVINDDEETGSVYSKSILKELTKDLSYALVLEPGLPDGSVVTAHMGVRWLQIDVKGKAAHAGMEPQQGIDACTEAAYKMTKMVKMTNYDGGPYVNPGVVEGGTKPNVICEEASVKIDVRYVEEKDLKRVMKKLGKITDRSYVYNPVLEEGTTSTLKQLAALPAMPPASTDELFAIAQAAGEELGQTVTGQAVGYGSDANHLAETEVNLLVGLGPYGGAMHTDEEYMLISSYVSRLQLNEAIIRKALTD
- a CDS encoding cysteine hydrolase codes for the protein MEKKKALIMIDVQKEYITDGRPFCIETIGPSLEKAKEALEHARDEGWTILHVRHLQEGSIFHPDSEYSQFVSGFEPLPDEHSFIKGDFSCFSSNEFKEFMESLKGHDIYIAGYGSTMCCLATIIDGYHRGFTFTFIHDASSSKRSDQFDEVTRHQHVIDHLSTFAQMVTTAEVKK
- a CDS encoding bifunctional (p)ppGpp synthetase/guanosine-3',5'-bis(diphosphate) 3'-pyrophosphohydrolase, encoding MSIESLQEKASYLSEEDRELLYQAYLFASEAHREQIRKSGEPYILHPLAVTEILAELKMDATTLVAALLHDVVEDTGTTLEEIATHFGETAAQLVDGVTKLKKLKYKSTEEHQAENHRKMFLAMSEDIRVIMIKLADRLHNMRTLKYLPEAKRRRIANETLEIFAPIAHRLGISRVKWELEDTALRYLNPYQYYRIVNLMKQKRAEREQYVDEVIQQLRERYAQMGVEAEVSGRPKHIYSIYRKMVKKNKQFNEIYDLLAIRVLVNNVRDCYAALGTIHTIWKPMPGRFKDYIAMPKVNMYQSLHTTVLGLRGEPIEVQIRTHDMHRTAEYGIAAHWAYKEGAEVDSGTFEEKLQWFREIMESQQETKDAQEFVENLKMDWFSDAVFVFTPKGDVIELPAGSITLDFAFRIHTEIGNQCIGAKVNGKLVPLDYKLKTGDIIEILTSKHSYGPSRDWLKIVKSSHARTKIRNWFKKQQREESVAKGKEMIEALLKKHDFHPSEVITSERLKVVADKFNFSDETDMYAAVGYGGITTAQVVTRLTQGLTPEEKKETITLPDMKAMPERRRVSHGVQVIGVSNLLVRLSRCCNPVPGDDIAGFVTQGRGVSVHRADCPNLSSVEEERLIPVQWEGGGVSKAYNVDIEVSGLDRTGLLNDLLQAISEKNVTLTAVSGKADRRGMARVHLSITIENIKHLQAVVERIKKVKDIYSVRRLMQ